A single genomic interval of Spirosoma linguale DSM 74 harbors:
- a CDS encoding hypothetical protein (KEGG: mmw:Mmwyl1_0481 filamentous haemagglutinin outer membrane protein), translated as MKRNFFHVLLGACSFFPFVVSAQSQITTLNGAQVNIPTSSVPFLNFTPDARSGALGEAGVALGEADANAIFWNPSKLVFAKQDKGASISYTPWLRNLIGDMYYTYLSGYSKVGKNSVVGGSLMYFDLGTVDFTTNQGTTAGSFNSREYAITATFAQRLSQNFSLAVDLKYLSSNLAAGSTNAGLKPGSTAAADISAYYQNEFRDNATGKGIGWAFGGMISNLGGRINYGGTQSYFIPTNLRLGTRFTLFSDQYNKFNFVLDANKLMVPTPDIQTVNGVQTNVNANKNYFSSVFGSFADAPGGFSEELKEITISTGIEYWYNDQFAARVGYFNESNQKGGRKYVTTGIGLRLQDRFGVDFSYLLPVKQGSPLAETFRISLLFNFNKGNRIGDDEALSDDRN; from the coding sequence ATGAAGCGCAATTTTTTCCATGTTCTTCTCGGCGCATGTAGTTTTTTCCCGTTTGTTGTCTCTGCTCAATCTCAAATAACTACGCTTAACGGCGCGCAGGTAAATATCCCCACCTCATCGGTTCCGTTTTTGAACTTTACACCAGATGCCCGTTCGGGTGCCTTGGGAGAGGCTGGTGTAGCCCTGGGAGAGGCTGATGCAAATGCTATTTTCTGGAACCCCTCAAAGCTGGTATTTGCCAAGCAGGACAAAGGAGCGTCTATTTCTTATACACCCTGGCTGCGCAACCTGATTGGTGATATGTATTACACTTACCTAAGTGGGTATTCAAAAGTGGGTAAAAACTCAGTGGTAGGGGGCTCACTTATGTACTTCGATCTGGGAACGGTTGATTTTACAACGAATCAGGGCACAACTGCCGGGTCGTTTAACTCCCGTGAATATGCGATAACCGCAACGTTTGCTCAGCGGCTCTCGCAAAACTTTTCGCTTGCTGTTGATCTTAAATACCTTAGCTCGAACCTGGCAGCGGGCAGTACAAATGCCGGTTTGAAGCCCGGCTCAACGGCTGCGGCAGATATTAGTGCTTATTACCAGAATGAGTTTCGCGATAACGCAACGGGTAAGGGAATTGGCTGGGCCTTTGGTGGTATGATTTCCAACCTGGGTGGCCGGATCAATTACGGCGGTACCCAGAGTTACTTTATTCCAACCAATCTGCGGTTAGGCACCCGGTTTACCTTGTTCTCTGACCAGTATAACAAGTTCAATTTTGTGCTGGACGCCAATAAACTCATGGTACCCACGCCCGATATCCAAACGGTGAACGGCGTGCAGACAAACGTAAATGCGAATAAGAACTATTTCAGTTCAGTATTCGGCTCGTTTGCCGACGCGCCCGGTGGGTTTAGTGAAGAATTGAAAGAAATAACTATCTCGACGGGTATCGAGTACTGGTATAATGACCAGTTTGCTGCTCGGGTGGGTTATTTCAACGAGTCGAACCAGAAAGGCGGTCGTAAATACGTTACAACGGGTATCGGTCTGCGTTTACAGGATCGTTTCGGTGTAGATTTCTCGTACCTCCTGCCCGTAAAACAAGGTAGCCCCCTAGCCGAAACGTTTCGGATTTCACTGTTATTTAACTTCAACAAAGGCAACCGAATTGGCGATGATGAAGCCCTTTCGGATGATAGAAACTAG
- a CDS encoding peptidase M20 (PFAM: peptidase M20; peptidase dimerisation domain protein~KEGG: sfu:Sfum_0813 peptidase M20), translated as MTTYLKTNKQRFLDELLELLRIPSVSADSNFKGDVRRAAEFVKDKLQAAGLDNAQLFETPGHPIVYAEKLVDPAKPTVLVYGHYDVQPADPYELWHTPPFEPTIRNERIYARGACDDKGQFYMHIKAIEAMVATDGLPCNVKVMIEGEEEVGSDHLGIFVANHKEMLKADVILVSDTSIISNETPSLETGLRGLSYVEVHVTGANRDLHSGVYGGGVANPINVLCEMIASLHDEKGRITIPGFYNNVADLSDEERAELAKAPFDLEEYKRDLGINDVMGEAGYSTNERTSIRPTLDVNGIWGGYIGEGAKTVLPSKASAKISMRLVPNQTPDEITELFTNHFLSIAPSGVTVTVEPHHGGMPYVTPVDSVEFEAASKAFEDAWGKKPIPTRGGGSIPIMALFEQELGIKSILMGFGLDSDALHSPNESYGLFNFYKGIETIPYFYKHYAALKQ; from the coding sequence ATGACTACCTACCTGAAAACAAATAAGCAGCGGTTCCTGGACGAACTGCTGGAGTTATTGCGAATTCCATCGGTTTCGGCCGATTCAAATTTTAAAGGCGATGTTCGTCGTGCCGCCGAGTTTGTAAAAGATAAGCTACAGGCGGCTGGTCTGGACAACGCCCAACTTTTCGAGACGCCGGGCCATCCGATTGTCTATGCCGAAAAATTAGTTGATCCGGCAAAGCCAACGGTGTTGGTGTATGGCCATTACGACGTACAACCCGCTGACCCGTATGAGTTATGGCATACGCCCCCGTTTGAGCCAACCATCCGCAACGAGCGGATTTATGCCCGGGGTGCCTGCGATGACAAAGGCCAGTTTTATATGCACATCAAAGCCATTGAAGCCATGGTGGCAACGGATGGTTTGCCGTGCAATGTAAAAGTGATGATTGAAGGAGAAGAGGAGGTAGGTTCCGACCATCTGGGCATCTTCGTCGCCAACCACAAGGAAATGCTTAAGGCCGATGTTATTCTGGTGTCTGATACAAGCATCATCTCGAACGAAACACCGTCTCTGGAAACTGGGCTACGTGGCCTGTCGTACGTGGAGGTACACGTAACGGGCGCTAACCGCGATCTGCATTCGGGTGTGTATGGGGGGGGGGTCGCTAATCCGATCAATGTATTGTGCGAGATGATTGCGTCCTTGCACGACGAGAAGGGGCGCATCACCATTCCCGGCTTTTACAACAATGTAGCTGATCTGAGCGATGAGGAACGGGCCGAACTCGCCAAAGCGCCTTTCGACCTGGAGGAGTACAAGCGCGATCTGGGCATTAACGATGTGATGGGTGAGGCTGGCTATTCGACCAACGAACGTACGTCTATTCGCCCAACACTCGACGTAAACGGTATTTGGGGCGGCTACATCGGCGAAGGCGCAAAAACGGTATTGCCTTCTAAGGCGTCGGCTAAAATCAGTATGCGTCTGGTGCCGAACCAGACACCCGACGAAATTACCGAACTCTTTACCAATCACTTTCTGTCCATCGCTCCTTCCGGCGTTACTGTAACGGTAGAGCCACATCATGGCGGTATGCCTTATGTGACACCCGTTGATTCCGTTGAATTTGAAGCCGCCAGCAAAGCCTTTGAAGATGCCTGGGGGAAAAAGCCAATACCGACCCGAGGGGGCGGCAGTATTCCTATTATGGCCCTTTTTGAACAAGAACTGGGCATCAAGTCGATTCTGATGGGTTTTGGCTTAGATAGCGACGCGCTTCATTCGCCCAATGAAAGTTATGGACTGTTTAACTTCTACAAGGGAATTGAAACAATCCCGTATTTCTATAAACATTACGCTGCCCTCAAACAGTAA
- a CDS encoding hypothetical protein (KEGG: neu:NE1230 hypothetical protein), whose product MKKTLSVLLLTLSVGTIALAQTPTTPPARVLTPAEQRQKEKIDREVQRERQIRAEWAQKQREYEAKQAEKERQRQAKKAGKALEPVQPPAPKPATAPTVTTPASPVDQPAASQPAVVEPTRKEKREKRKKETVTEPTPVTQPIAEPTPVAPAPEPEKAPRPERVKRERKPRPVDSVAVASREESVSRPTQEFLPKGHLFDPILLDPLEAQTYGSVLPLYWTEGQKYKGSIVPFAFGFAKPFYRRSTDATHAEEWVLDLASFTQFEAFHDDVTDKALRRIINTDYKISIIYNVRRGENNYRFRVYHLSSHLGDDYIYRNKLTAPSPNSVNYELLDATYSRVISNWRVYGGLGVVLRKTEERKPLSAQLGAFYKKPSTKATRLVGGADIKFWQQTDFRPGIHAGIGFEVGRTQNNLTFLLEGYSGFRPYSQFEQQQTTWLGIGLYLNPF is encoded by the coding sequence ATGAAAAAAACGCTGTCGGTTCTTCTACTGACTTTATCCGTAGGAACAATAGCTTTAGCGCAAACCCCCACGACGCCCCCAGCCCGGGTCTTAACTCCTGCTGAGCAGCGACAAAAAGAAAAAATAGATAGGGAGGTGCAGCGCGAGCGTCAGATAAGAGCCGAGTGGGCGCAGAAACAGCGCGAGTACGAAGCAAAACAGGCCGAGAAAGAACGCCAGCGGCAAGCCAAAAAAGCAGGAAAGGCTCTTGAGCCTGTGCAGCCCCCTGCGCCTAAGCCTGCAACGGCTCCGACAGTAACGACTCCCGCTTCGCCTGTCGATCAACCAGCGGCTTCGCAACCAGCCGTTGTCGAGCCGACCAGGAAAGAGAAACGGGAAAAACGCAAAAAGGAAACAGTTACCGAGCCTACGCCCGTAACGCAGCCTATAGCCGAGCCCACGCCTGTAGCGCCAGCCCCAGAGCCGGAGAAGGCACCCCGGCCCGAACGTGTGAAACGGGAACGGAAGCCGAGGCCAGTGGATTCTGTGGCGGTAGCTAGTCGGGAGGAATCCGTAAGTCGGCCAACGCAGGAGTTTCTTCCCAAAGGGCACTTGTTCGATCCTATTTTATTGGACCCGCTTGAAGCACAAACATACGGAAGCGTTTTGCCACTTTACTGGACTGAAGGACAGAAATACAAAGGCAGTATCGTTCCATTCGCCTTCGGGTTCGCTAAGCCATTCTACCGGCGAAGTACCGATGCCACCCATGCCGAAGAATGGGTGCTGGATCTGGCATCTTTCACGCAGTTTGAGGCTTTTCATGACGACGTGACTGACAAAGCCCTTCGTCGAATTATAAATACGGATTACAAAATCAGTATCATCTATAACGTTCGTCGGGGAGAAAATAACTACCGTTTTCGGGTGTATCATCTGTCGTCTCATCTGGGCGATGACTATATTTATCGCAACAAACTAACTGCTCCATCGCCTAACTCCGTGAATTATGAGTTGCTGGACGCTACCTACAGTCGGGTTATAAGCAACTGGCGCGTGTATGGTGGTCTGGGCGTTGTGCTGCGTAAAACAGAGGAGCGTAAGCCATTGAGTGCTCAGTTAGGGGCGTTCTATAAAAAGCCTTCGACCAAAGCCACCCGGCTGGTAGGTGGTGCCGATATTAAGTTCTGGCAGCAAACCGACTTCAGACCAGGTATCCATGCGGGTATTGGTTTTGAAGTGGGACGCACGCAAAATAACCTGACGTTCCTGCTGGAAGGATATTCCGGCTTCCGGCCTTACAGCCAGTTCGAGCAACAGCAAACCACCTGGCTGGGTATTGGACTATACCTAAACCCGTTTTGA
- a CDS encoding peptidase M16 domain protein (PFAM: peptidase M16 domain protein~KEGG: ank:AnaeK_0110 peptidase M16 domain protein), giving the protein MTLDRTQSPGFQAIQEIRLPAVQSHQLDNGIPLHLISVAQQPVLRLECVFNAGTWYEQVPGSAFFAMKMLAEGTPTRTSAQISEYIDRYGAFLELNSGPDRASIVIYCLSRFLPNVLPVLREMLTEATFPQKELDDLRNITLQNLRVNYEKNAYLAGVLFREKLFGINHPYGRSQRPENVEKLTRQDVVDFFSQVISNRPFQIILAGQAAEDELAAINRELGQLTLRTDALAAFDGSAYSDDRLPILADKPDSVQSSIRVGRRLFTRSHPDFFKMLVTNEILGGYFGSRLMKNIREEKGFTYGISSNMPSFRQDGYFLIGTDVNKENTQQTLDEIRKEISILQTEPVSADELETVQNYMAGEFVGSLNTPFEIADRYKVVLLDGMPTDFLTTYIQKIRQVTPADVMETASRYLAPEDLREVVVGGK; this is encoded by the coding sequence ATGACGCTCGATAGAACACAATCGCCCGGATTTCAGGCTATACAGGAAATACGCCTGCCAGCAGTACAGTCTCACCAACTGGATAACGGAATTCCGCTGCACCTGATTTCGGTTGCTCAGCAGCCTGTTTTGCGGCTGGAGTGCGTATTTAATGCGGGAACCTGGTATGAACAGGTGCCAGGTAGCGCATTTTTTGCCATGAAGATGCTGGCGGAAGGTACACCCACACGTACATCTGCCCAAATTAGCGAGTACATCGACCGATACGGCGCTTTCCTGGAACTTAACAGCGGCCCCGACCGTGCCAGTATTGTCATTTACTGCCTCAGCAGGTTTTTGCCAAATGTGCTGCCTGTGCTTCGGGAGATGCTTACTGAAGCTACCTTCCCGCAAAAAGAACTGGACGACCTGCGGAACATCACCCTCCAGAACCTGCGCGTCAATTACGAGAAGAATGCTTATCTCGCCGGGGTTCTGTTCCGGGAAAAATTGTTTGGTATCAACCACCCATACGGGCGTAGTCAACGTCCCGAAAATGTCGAAAAGCTTACCCGGCAGGATGTAGTTGACTTCTTTAGTCAGGTTATCAGTAACCGGCCTTTTCAGATAATTCTGGCCGGGCAGGCCGCTGAAGATGAACTGGCCGCGATTAACCGTGAACTAGGGCAGTTAACTCTTCGTACAGACGCACTCGCGGCATTTGACGGAAGCGCCTATTCCGACGACCGGTTGCCCATACTGGCTGATAAACCGGACAGCGTTCAATCGTCAATCCGCGTTGGTCGCCGGTTGTTTACCCGGTCACATCCTGATTTCTTTAAAATGCTTGTTACCAATGAAATCTTGGGCGGGTACTTTGGCTCCCGGCTCATGAAGAATATTCGTGAAGAGAAAGGATTTACGTACGGAATCTCATCGAATATGCCTTCGTTCCGGCAGGATGGGTATTTCCTGATCGGAACGGATGTTAACAAAGAAAATACCCAGCAAACGCTGGATGAGATCAGAAAGGAGATAAGTATCCTGCAAACCGAGCCGGTATCAGCGGATGAACTGGAAACAGTACAGAATTATATGGCAGGCGAATTTGTTGGATCATTGAATACACCCTTCGAAATTGCTGACCGGTATAAAGTGGTTTTACTGGATGGAATGCCCACAGATTTCCTGACAACGTATATTCAAAAAATTCGTCAGGTAACCCCAGCCGATGTAATGGAGACAGCTAGCCGCTATCTGGCCCCCGAGGATTTACGGGAAGTAGTCGTAGGTGGTAAATAG
- a CDS encoding hypothetical protein (KEGG: sfu:Sfum_4007 hypothetical protein), whose amino-acid sequence MKQAECISRLAGWSKQRAWAKLIVIFCFHWFVFNSQSPALAQSVLKTGVWVKIGVTQSGVYRLSQGQLAQLNPAFSTADPRRLRLYGNGGAMLPQSNASPRPADLTENAIQVQGEADGRFDASDVLLFFGQSPHVVRYDSTNRRFTHQLNAYSDTTFYFLTIGDAPGLRMTERPSGSLSATPTVTTFDDYQFYEQDLLKVPAVRSGREWLADYLTIDTTKTVSFDVTGLVANTSIRLAASAVAGAPLSTQFRLQLNDQLVGTMPMSTISGYEYDYQGVARTDTFLTRLTAAVSSIRLALTFRKNGQYSAQGYLNFLALQTRRELRQYDKPMWVRRLMPGQYAVRQATSSLRIWDVTNPLTPIIQGYVLSAAQEAGWLGIKASDYFLFSDAQILSPASLNTIANQNVRAQLVPDLLIVTPAAWRDQADRLAQFRRDHDQLSVLVVTTQQALNEFGSGQPDPTAIRDMVRYFYQQQPTKLRYVLLFGDATFNYRNIGGLVSPAQLANMVPVYESRESLHPVLSYSSDDYFGFMDSHEGEWPENQNGDYSLDVGIGRIPAKSVEEARTVVDKLIRYSSDPSLTGDWQTRLMLIADDGDYNIHQQDADQMARSVEKTAPAYRPQRVFLDDYPQENTSTGQKVPIVNKLINQGIADGQLIINYSGHGGILGLADEQIVTLQDILSWKNKRLPLFVTATCQFGRYDDPSVSSGAELTLLSRTGGAIGLLTTTRPVYANTNLLLNQAFYDAVFTPINGQMPRLGDVMRSTKNNSLSGPVNRNFALLGDPSLRLAYPTAQAVLTQVNGKAVTVNRADTLRALQTVQLSGEIRQQGQRLANFSGLLRLALYDKAVKRTTLGSEAGSPRMTYQVFANPIFTGQVPVQQGQFAVRFTMPKDIDYTVGPGKLYLYAIPADSTRSALGNYDNLLIGGSVLTDSVDNQSPTVALSVVGAATEGEKVRVAGPDVTLRIRLADNKGINITRTGLGHELTARLNDQPAVILNESYIANGADGRQGDVYYTFRDVTPGTYTIRVKAWDINNNSTEGTLTLLVSERPGLEVRSLRANPNPVSVQTTFVAELNRSGEPLDWTSTVYDLNGRLLNQQSGQCTDCAAVLDAGVWNGTSHTGQTLPNGMYFVQFQVRSAADGSEARKTYRILLTK is encoded by the coding sequence ATGAAACAGGCGGAATGTATCAGCAGACTTGCAGGATGGTCAAAGCAACGTGCTTGGGCAAAACTGATCGTAATCTTCTGTTTCCATTGGTTCGTGTTCAATAGTCAGTCACCTGCGCTGGCGCAATCTGTTTTGAAAACGGGTGTGTGGGTGAAAATAGGTGTAACTCAGTCGGGGGTATATCGACTCAGTCAGGGACAACTGGCGCAGCTCAATCCTGCCTTTAGTACTGCCGATCCCCGCCGTTTGCGGCTATATGGAAATGGTGGCGCCATGTTGCCCCAGAGCAATGCCAGTCCGCGCCCCGCCGATTTAACCGAAAATGCCATTCAGGTACAGGGTGAAGCGGATGGACGATTTGATGCGTCTGACGTGCTCCTGTTTTTTGGGCAAAGTCCGCACGTTGTTCGATATGATTCAACGAACCGCCGGTTTACGCATCAGCTCAATGCCTATTCTGATACAACCTTCTATTTCCTGACCATCGGTGATGCGCCTGGTCTGCGCATGACGGAGCGGCCGTCGGGTAGCCTGTCGGCTACGCCCACTGTTACGACGTTTGACGATTACCAGTTTTACGAACAGGACTTATTGAAAGTACCCGCTGTGCGGTCGGGCCGAGAGTGGCTGGCCGACTACCTCACCATCGATACTACAAAGACAGTGTCGTTCGACGTTACCGGGCTTGTTGCCAATACCTCGATTCGGCTGGCCGCTTCTGCCGTGGCCGGAGCACCATTGTCAACGCAGTTCAGACTCCAGCTTAATGATCAGTTAGTTGGAACGATGCCCATGTCCACAATTTCGGGTTATGAGTACGACTATCAGGGCGTTGCTAGGACGGATACATTTCTGACGAGGCTGACAGCCGCCGTTAGTTCGATTCGTCTGGCACTGACTTTTCGGAAAAACGGGCAGTATTCAGCCCAGGGGTATCTTAACTTTCTGGCTCTTCAGACCCGGCGCGAACTTCGGCAGTACGACAAGCCGATGTGGGTTCGTCGGCTGATGCCGGGGCAATATGCGGTTCGGCAGGCAACAAGCAGCCTGCGTATTTGGGATGTCACAAACCCGCTGACCCCTATCATCCAGGGGTATGTTTTATCGGCAGCACAGGAAGCTGGCTGGCTGGGAATAAAAGCCAGCGATTACTTTCTTTTCAGCGATGCCCAAATCCTGTCGCCTGCATCGCTGAACACGATTGCCAACCAAAATGTACGGGCTCAACTAGTACCCGATCTGCTGATTGTAACCCCGGCGGCCTGGCGTGATCAGGCCGACCGATTGGCTCAGTTCCGACGCGACCACGACCAACTCTCAGTGCTGGTTGTGACCACTCAGCAGGCTCTTAATGAATTCGGTTCCGGCCAGCCCGACCCAACGGCGATTCGGGATATGGTGCGGTATTTTTATCAGCAGCAGCCAACTAAACTTCGCTATGTATTGCTTTTCGGCGATGCAACGTTCAATTACCGGAATATTGGTGGCTTGGTAAGCCCGGCCCAACTGGCTAACATGGTACCCGTTTACGAGAGTCGAGAGTCACTGCACCCGGTATTAAGCTATTCGTCCGACGATTATTTCGGATTCATGGATAGTCACGAAGGGGAGTGGCCCGAAAACCAGAATGGCGACTATAGCCTTGATGTTGGTATTGGCCGGATACCGGCAAAATCGGTGGAGGAGGCCCGGACGGTTGTTGATAAACTCATTCGATACAGTTCCGATCCGTCACTTACGGGTGACTGGCAAACCCGTCTGATGCTGATTGCCGACGACGGCGATTACAATATCCACCAGCAGGATGCCGATCAAATGGCGCGTAGCGTTGAGAAAACAGCACCTGCCTACCGCCCCCAGCGGGTATTTCTGGATGATTATCCGCAGGAAAATACCAGTACTGGGCAGAAAGTGCCCATAGTCAATAAGCTGATCAACCAGGGTATTGCAGATGGACAGCTCATTATCAATTACAGTGGTCACGGGGGTATTCTGGGCCTTGCCGATGAACAGATTGTGACACTTCAGGACATACTTTCCTGGAAAAACAAACGCTTGCCGCTATTCGTGACAGCCACTTGCCAGTTTGGACGTTATGACGACCCAAGTGTTAGCTCCGGTGCTGAGTTAACCCTTTTAAGCCGGACAGGGGGCGCTATCGGGTTGCTGACAACTACCCGGCCCGTGTATGCCAATACAAATCTGCTGCTGAATCAGGCATTCTATGATGCTGTTTTTACGCCGATCAATGGTCAGATGCCCCGTTTGGGCGATGTCATGCGGAGTACCAAGAACAACAGTTTAAGTGGACCTGTCAACAGAAACTTCGCACTACTGGGCGATCCATCCCTGAGATTAGCCTATCCAACGGCCCAGGCTGTACTGACGCAGGTAAACGGTAAGGCAGTAACTGTTAATCGGGCAGATACCTTAAGGGCCTTACAGACAGTGCAACTGTCGGGCGAAATCCGTCAGCAGGGTCAACGGCTAGCTAATTTTTCGGGATTGCTGCGGCTGGCTTTATATGACAAAGCTGTTAAACGAACTACACTGGGTTCTGAAGCCGGTAGTCCCAGAATGACGTATCAGGTATTTGCCAATCCAATTTTCACCGGGCAGGTACCGGTTCAACAGGGACAGTTTGCCGTTAGATTTACCATGCCCAAAGATATTGACTATACGGTCGGACCAGGGAAACTCTATTTATACGCTATACCGGCTGATAGCACACGTAGTGCATTGGGGAACTACGATAATTTACTAATAGGAGGCAGCGTTCTCACGGATAGTGTTGATAATCAGTCCCCCACTGTAGCGCTCTCGGTGGTTGGCGCAGCAACGGAAGGTGAAAAGGTACGGGTGGCTGGCCCGGACGTAACCTTACGGATTAGACTGGCCGACAATAAAGGCATCAACATTACCCGAACGGGTCTGGGGCACGAACTAACTGCCCGGCTTAATGACCAGCCAGCGGTTATTTTAAACGAAAGCTACATTGCAAATGGTGCAGATGGTCGGCAGGGCGACGTTTATTATACCTTTCGTGATGTTACTCCCGGAACGTACACAATTCGAGTCAAAGCCTGGGACATTAACAATAATTCAACGGAGGGCACGTTGACCTTATTAGTTTCGGAACGACCAGGGCTGGAAGTACGCTCGCTGCGGGCAAATCCAAATCCTGTTAGTGTCCAGACAACATTTGTAGCCGAGTTAAACCGATCAGGTGAGCCGCTGGACTGGACATCGACTGTGTATGATCTGAACGGACGATTACTCAATCAACAGTCAGGGCAATGTACTGATTGTGCTGCTGTACTGGACGCTGGCGTCTGGAATGGTACCAGCCACACAGGGCAAACACTACCAAATGGTATGTATTTTGTTCAGTTTCAGGTTCGTTCGGCCGCTGATGGGTCAGAGGCTAGAAAAACATACCGTATACTATTAACTAAATGA
- a CDS encoding protein of unknown function DUF205 (PFAM: protein of unknown function DUF205~KEGG: gsu:GSU0507 hypothetical protein) yields MNIFLISITVVVAYLLGSIPTAVWYGQGFFGLDIRQYGSGNAGATNTFRVLGKRAGTIVMLVDVLKGYTAAILSTLLWYADVITENEIMTFKIVFGLVAVMGHLYPIFAGFKGGKGVATLLGLVLATHPEMAAVCIGIFLLVVIASQYVSLGSIMAALAFPVLLLLQIFGEKESPLLIVFGFVVFLLVVLTHQKNIGRLIRGQENRTVLIRLRKKR; encoded by the coding sequence ATGAATATCTTTCTCATTAGCATTACGGTGGTCGTAGCCTACCTGTTAGGTTCAATTCCAACGGCTGTTTGGTACGGTCAGGGCTTTTTTGGTCTTGACATTCGTCAGTATGGCAGTGGAAATGCCGGCGCGACCAATACATTTCGGGTATTGGGCAAGCGTGCCGGTACGATCGTTATGCTGGTAGATGTCCTGAAAGGGTATACGGCCGCTATTCTCTCAACATTACTCTGGTATGCGGATGTAATTACAGAGAATGAAATTATGACCTTCAAAATCGTATTTGGGTTGGTTGCGGTGATGGGCCATTTGTACCCAATCTTTGCTGGTTTTAAGGGCGGTAAAGGCGTAGCAACCTTACTGGGTCTGGTACTGGCGACGCATCCGGAAATGGCGGCTGTTTGCATCGGCATTTTTCTGCTGGTCGTTATTGCTTCTCAATATGTATCGCTGGGGTCAATTATGGCCGCGCTGGCTTTCCCGGTATTACTGCTACTGCAAATTTTTGGAGAGAAAGAAAGTCCTCTGTTAATTGTATTTGGCTTTGTGGTGTTCTTGCTCGTTGTGTTGACACACCAGAAGAACATAGGGCGCCTGATACGGGGGCAGGAAAATCGAACCGTCCTGATTCGCTTGCGAAAAAAAAGATAA